From Oncorhynchus nerka isolate Pitt River linkage group LG1, Oner_Uvic_2.0, whole genome shotgun sequence, the proteins below share one genomic window:
- the LOC115116599 gene encoding gamma-crystallin M3-like: MSNTSMNMGRATFYEDRNFQGRSYECSSDCPDISSYMSRCQSCRVQSGCFMMYERPNYMGNQHFMKRGEYSDYQSMMGMGDGFRSCRMIPMHRGNFRMRIYERENFGGQMHEMMDDCDSIQERYRMSDCQSCNVMDGHWLMYEQPHFRGRQMYMRPGEYRSFKDMGMGMGGMGSMSGMRFMSMRRIMDNMSM, translated from the exons ATGTCCAACACCAGCATGAACATGGGCAGG GCTACCTTCTACGAGGACAGAAACTTCCAGGGCCGCTCTTATGAGTGCAGCTCCGACTGCCCCGACATTTCCTCCTACATGAGCAGGTGCCAATCCTGCAGGGTCCAGAGTGGATGCTTCATGATGTACGAGCGCCCCAACTACATGGGAAACCAGCACTTCATGAAGAGGGGAGAGTACTCAGACTACCAGAGTATGATGGGAATGGGCGATGGTTTCAGGTCCTGCCGCATGATCCCCATG CATCGTGGAAACTTCAGGATGAGGATCTACGAGAGGGAGAACTTCGGAGGTCAGATGCACGAGATGATGGACGACTGTGACTCCATCCAGGAGCGTTACCGTATGTCAGACTGCCAGTCCTGCAACGTGATGGACGGCCACTGGCTGATGTACGAGCAGCCCCACTTCAGAGGCAGGCAGATGTACATGAGGCCTGGAGAGTACAGGAGCTTCAAGGATATGGGCATGGGAATGGGAGGCATGGGCAGCATGAGTGGCATGAGGTTCATGAGCATGAGGCGTATCATGGACAACATGTCTATGTAA